A window of Prevotella fusca JCM 17724 genomic DNA:
GATGGCTTCACGAGCAAAGAGACCATTACGGGCCTGCTCGATATAGTAAGCGTGTGGGCTGTCATCAACATCGTAAGCAATCTCGTTGACACGTGGCAGCGGATGAAGAATTTTCATGTTCGGGCGAGCCTGGGACAACATGTCACGACGGAGGATATAGACGTTCTTTACACGTTCATATTCCATCAGGTCAGAGAAGCGTTCCTTTTGTACGCGTGTCATATAAATTATGTCTGCATGGGCAATCACTTCCGGCGTGAAATCTTCATGCTCTTCAAAGCGGATGTTGTGCTCGCGGCAGTAAACCTTATATTCCTCAGGCATAGTTAGTTCCTTCGGAGCAATAAAGTGAAATGTCGGGTTGAAATGTCGCATTGCCATAAGGAGTGAGTGGACAGTTCTGCCGTATTTAAGGTCACCTACAAGATAGATGTTTAAGTTCTCTAATGTTCCCTGTGTCTGATAGATTGTGTAGAGATCAAGCAGGCACTGTGAAGGGTGCTGGTGCGCCCCGTCTCCGGCATTGATAATTGGTACTGGTGCCACTTCGGAAGCATATTGTGCTGCACCTTCTATATAATGTCGCATGACGATGGCATCCGCATAATTAGAGACCATAAGGATGGTATCTTTCAGTGTTTCTCCCTTACTGACGCTCGAAACCTTTGCATCGGTAAAGCCTATAACACGTGCACCGAGTCGGTTGGCAGCAGTTTCAAAACTAAGGCGGGTTCGTGTCGAAGGCTCATAGAAGAGCGTTGCAATGACCTTTCCCTTGAGCAACTCACGGTTCGGATGCTTCTCAAACTCTTGAGCCATCTCGATAAGGTAGAGCAGTTGTTCACGGTCTAACCCTTGAATATTCACAAAGTTATGCTTTTCCATATTCGTTTTGTGATAGTTTTTATTCTTTTCTGCTGGTAAAGATACATTTTTATTTTCTTTTCAACGAACCATGGAAAAGGAAATGTCCAGCTATATCAAAAAAACATCTATTTATTTTGCTTATCCATTGATTTACATTATCTTTGCATAATATTTTCACAATTTATGAGAAGACATTTTATACATTTCCTTTGGGGATTCCTTATTGCTGTATTAGGCTTCGTCTTCATATTCTTCATCTCGGTATGGAACGGA
This region includes:
- the pyrB gene encoding aspartate carbamoyltransferase, with the translated sequence MEKHNFVNIQGLDREQLLYLIEMAQEFEKHPNRELLKGKVIATLFYEPSTRTRLSFETAANRLGARVIGFTDAKVSSVSKGETLKDTILMVSNYADAIVMRHYIEGAAQYASEVAPVPIINAGDGAHQHPSQCLLDLYTIYQTQGTLENLNIYLVGDLKYGRTVHSLLMAMRHFNPTFHFIAPKELTMPEEYKVYCREHNIRFEEHEDFTPEVIAHADIIYMTRVQKERFSDLMEYERVKNVYILRRDMLSQARPNMKILHPLPRVNEIAYDVDDSPHAYYIEQARNGLFAREAIFCHCLGISLEEVKNDKTFLI